The Kribbella sp. NBC_00662 nucleotide sequence GGTCTGGACGCCGGACTGGTCGATCGACTCGGCTACCGCTCCGATGTGTACGACGAGCTCGAGAAGCAGCTCCAGTACGACGACCGGCTGCTGGCCGAGCGGTACATCCGGCGTGGTCCGCGCAATCTCGAGGACCTCCGCAGAACGCTCCCGTGGCCGCAGAAGCCGCTGGTGGCCGTGGTCCGCGTGACTGGTGGTATCTCGGTCGGCCGCAACTCCAACAGCCCGATGGGCGGCCCGGGATCCGGCTCGGACACCGTCGGCGCCGCACTGCGTGCCGTAGCGGACAACGAGCACGTGAAGGCCGTCGTACTGCGAGTGGACAGCCCAGGCGGCTCGTACGTCGCGTCCGATGCGATCCGCAACGAGGTACTGCGGCTCCGCTCGACCGGACGACCTGTGATCGCGTCCATGGGCAGCGTGGCCGCGTCCGGCGGGTACTTCGTGGCGATGCCGGCCGACGTGATCGTTGCCCAGCCCGGCACGATCACCGGGTCCATCGGCGTACTGACCGGCAAGGGCGTCGTACGCGACGCACTGGGCCGGATCGGCATCTCACGGGACGCGGTGTCCGAGGGTGCGAACGCGCAGATGTACTCGGCGCAGGAGGAGTTCACCGACGAGCAGTGGGCGCGGCTTGAGGAGACACTCGACCGCATCTACAAGGACTTCGTCGCGAAGGCCGCGCAGGACCGCGGACTCCCCGAGGAGCGGCTCGAGGCCCTGGCGCGCGGACGGGTCTGGACCGGCGCCGACGCGCACGGCCACAAACTCGTGGACGAGCTGGGTGGGTTCCAGCACGCCCTGACGCTCGCCTGCAATCGCGCCGGTCTGGACCGCGACGAGATCGGCGTGACGGCGGTTCCCCACCGCAATCTGCTCAGCCAGCTGCGCGCGCCGGTGACGACCGATGATCTGGCAGTCAGTGCGGCGCCGCTGACGTTGGACGGCCTGACCACCGGTCTCTACAGCGCGCTGGGTCTCCCGCCGGCCGGCGTACTCCGGATGCCGTTCAACTGGGAGATCAGCTAGTCGCGTTCTCCGCCGGGGACCCAGAGGACGTCGCCGCCGGAGGACAGGTTGGCGACGCGGCCGAGGATGAAGAGCAGGTCGGACAGACGGTTCAGGTAGGTGATCGCGAGCAGGTTGACCGACGGACCGTGCGCCTCGACGGCGGCCCAGCCGGCCCGCTCGGCACGGCGTACGACCGCACGGGCGACGTTCAGGTACGCAGCGCCCTCGGTGCCGCCGGGCAGGATGAACGAACGGAGCTTGGTCAAACGACTGTTGTAGTCGTCGCACCAGCCCTCGA carries:
- the sppA gene encoding signal peptide peptidase SppA translates to MGTLLELDLTRGVLETPPASPVAAFRARHLPTLRELVSALRKGARDDSVVGVVAHLGGQRLSLAQVQELREAVADFRTSGKLAVAWSESFGESGQGTVPYYLATAFDEIWLQPSGDLAITGVTVQAVFIRGALDKAGVIPQFGKRREYKTAADTFTEKEMTEPGREMASRLAESAYEQIVEGIAVRRRLDTTRVRELVDSAPLPAQDGLDAGLVDRLGYRSDVYDELEKQLQYDDRLLAERYIRRGPRNLEDLRRTLPWPQKPLVAVVRVTGGISVGRNSNSPMGGPGSGSDTVGAALRAVADNEHVKAVVLRVDSPGGSYVASDAIRNEVLRLRSTGRPVIASMGSVAASGGYFVAMPADVIVAQPGTITGSIGVLTGKGVVRDALGRIGISRDAVSEGANAQMYSAQEEFTDEQWARLEETLDRIYKDFVAKAAQDRGLPEERLEALARGRVWTGADAHGHKLVDELGGFQHALTLACNRAGLDRDEIGVTAVPHRNLLSQLRAPVTTDDLAVSAAPLTLDGLTTGLYSALGLPPAGVLRMPFNWEIS